A genomic region of Podarcis raffonei isolate rPodRaf1 chromosome 13, rPodRaf1.pri, whole genome shotgun sequence contains the following coding sequences:
- the ZNF865 gene encoding zinc finger protein 865 isoform X2 — protein MEANAASDEGVHFQSYPFDFLEFLNHQRFEPMEAYNHEHAKAVAALPCPQPQYDYTQPPAAAPPAHFDRVPTAVGTSKPKAEGPSSSSSSAVSSANVQVKKAEPGAPAPSQQQQQQQQQQQQQQQPPYTGPAVVPATGQPLFDSTAAAAAAAAAYNTPQWGIVDLSGHQHLFSSLKRGQAPPPATATVATDSQVGKDDKNYFRRLKYFIDRRFPCGVCQKSFKQSSHLVQHMLVHTGERPYECTTCGRTYNHISSLIRHRRCHKDTEDATAAANAAAANAAAAAAAAAAAAAAVATNATAASGAEGAAQPPTQSGNPQVVPASAGTAAASALSAAIAQAEGPFTCSLCWKVFKKPSHLHQHQIIHTGEKPFSCSVCQKSFNRRESLKRHVRTHSDLLRVQCGVCGKEFRDASYLLKHQATHAPPGTLPPRPEYKCDICGKGYVAPQNLLRHRQLQHEGAQLPKDGTNALSYLPPGAYLLPQDPQATGSDGDTKPTSYGLLGHPLLVGTAAGKNFCCGICGRGFGRRETLKRHERIHTGEKPHQCAVCGKRFRESFHLSKHHVVHTRERPYKCEICGKVFGYPQSLTRHKQIHRLQLPCSLPPMGPSLAPMGPSLPPPPEGLTYGCSDCGERFPDLFHVMSHKEVHVAEKPYPCDVCGKCFGFIENLMWHKLVHQAAPERLLPPDETAAAVAPLENGLASGDNMTSFEDHHPTLPSGERFSCSICGQTFKHFLGLVTHKYVHLVRRTLACSVCGQSFAGAYDLLLHRRTHLQKRHFSCPVCGKRFWEAALLMRHQRCHTEERPYRCAVCGRGFLRSWYLRQHKVVHTGERAYKCALCNKRFAQSSSLAEHQRLHVVARPQRCPTCGKTFRYRSNLLEHQRVHLGEKVYRCDRCSKSFFYLSSILRHQRSHDAKRELRCGACLKLFKDPKYFSKHVQAHQGGRPFKCSTCGEAFSNTYGLKKHRHIHKMERFAAMGGHKEQA, from the coding sequence ATGGAAGCCAATGCAGCAAGCGACGAGGGTGTGCATTTCCAGAGCTACCCCTTCGACTTCTTGGAGTTCCTGAACCACCAACGCTTTGAACCTATGGAGGCCTACAACCACGAGCACGCCAAAGCAGTCGCCGCCCTCCCCTGCCCACAGCCACAGTACGACTACACCCAGCCACCCGCTGCCGCCCCACCTGCCCACTTTGACCGTGTCCCCACCGCCGTTGGCACCTCCAAGCCCAAAGCTGAAGGcccatcttcctcctcttcctcagctgTTTCTTCTGCCAACGTTCAAGTCAAGAAAGCCGAACCGGGGGCTCCTGCACCatcacagcagcaacaacagcagcagcagcagcagcaacaacaacagcaaccacccTATACTGGTCCAGCAGTGGTGCCAGCGACAGGCCAGCCTCTCTTTGATAGTACAGCTGCAGCCGCTGCCGCGGCCGCTGCCTACAACACTCCTCAGTGGGGCATTGTGGACCTTTCTGGCCACCAGcacctcttcagcagcctgaaACGTGGGCAGGCCCCGCCCCCAGCTACAGCCACTGTTGCCACTGACAGCCAGGTGGGCAAAGACGACAAGAACTACTTCCGGCGCTTGAAATATTTCATCGACCGCCGTTTCCCGTGCGGCGTGTGCCAGAAATCCTTCAAGCAGTCGTCCCACCTTGTGCAACACATGTTGGTACATACAGGCGAGCGGCCCTACGAGTGCACCACCTGCGGCCGCACCTACAACCACATTTCCAGCCTCATCCGGCACCGCCGCTGCCACAAGGACACCGAGGATGCCACGGCGGCTGCCAATGCGGCTGCTGCTAATGCAGCcgcggcagcagctgctgctgcggcAGCCGCCGCAGCTGTTGCCACCAACGCAACTGCTGCTTCTGGTGCCGAGGGAGCAGCTCAGCCTCCTACTCAGAGCGGCAACCCTCAGGTGGTTCCCGCATCCGCTGGGACGGCAGCCGCGTCCGCCCTCAGTGCTGCCATAGCTCAGGCAGAAGGCCCGTTCACCTGCTCTCTCTGCTGGAAGGTCTTCAAGAAGCCAAGCCACCTGCACCAGCACCAGAtcatccacacgggcgagaagccgttCTCATGCTCCGTCTGCCAGAAGAGCTTCAACCGACGCGAGAGCCTGAAGCGGCACGTGCGGACCCACTCAGATCTCCTGCGAGTGCAGTGCGGGGTTTGCGGCAAGGAGTTCCGGGACGCTTCCTACCTTCTGAAGCACCAGGCTACCCACGCGCCACCCGGAACCTTGCCGCCACGCCCCGAGTACAAGTGCGACATCTGTGGCAAAGGCTACGTGGCTCCCCAGAACCTCCTGCGCCATCGGCAGCTGCAGCACGAGGGAGCCCAGCTGCCCAAGGACGGCACCAATGCCCTGTCCTACCTGCCGCCGGGAGCTTATCTCCTCCCACAAGACCCACAGGCTACCGGTTCTGATGGCGACACCAAGCCCACGTCCTACGGGCTGTTGGGTCACCCGCTGCTGGTGGGGACGGCAGCGGGCAAGAACTTCTGCTGCGGGATCTGCGGCCGTGGCTTTGGGCGCCGGGAGACGCTGAAGCGCCACGAGAGgatccacaccggggagaagcctCACCAGTGTGCCGTGTGCGGGAAGCGCTTCCGCGAGTCATTCCACCTCAGCAAACACCACGTGGTGCACACGCGGGAGAGGCCCTACAAGTGCGAGATCTGCGGAAAGGTGTTTGGCTACCCGCAGAGCTTGACCCGCCACAAGCAGATCCACCGGCTGCAGCTGCCTTGCTCTTTGCCACCCATGGGGCCCTCACTGGCACCCATGGGCCCTTCGCTGCCGCCGCCTCCCGAAGGGCTGACCTACGGCTGCTCCGACTGTGGAGAGCGCTTCCCCGATCTCTTCCACGTCATGAGCCACAAGGAAGTTCATGTGGCCGAGAAGCCGTACCCGTGCGACGTCTGCGGCAAGTGCTTTGGCTTCATTGAGAATCTCATGTGGCACAAGTTGGTCCACCAGGCTGCCCCCGAGCGGCTCCTGCCACCGGACGAGACGGCCGCGGCGGTGGCGCCTCTGGAGAACGGGCTGGCCAGTGGCGACAACATGACGTCTTTCGAAGACCACCACCCCACCTTGCCCAGCGGGGAGCGCTTCTCCTGCTCCATCTGCGGCCAGACCTTCAAGCATTTCCTGGGCCTTGTGACCCACAAGTACGTTCACCTGGTGCGGCGCACGCTGGCCTGTTCAGTCTGCGGGCAGAGCTTCGCGGGGGCCTATgacctgctgctgcaccgccgcacCCACCTGCAGAAGAGGCACTTCTCCTGCCCGGTGTGCGGCAAGCGGTtctgggaggccgccctcctgaTGCGCCACCAGCGCTGCCACACCGAGGAGCGCCCTTACCGCTGCGCGGTCTGCGGGCGCGGCTTCCTGCGCTCGTGGTACCTGCGCCAGCACAAAGTGGTGCACACCGGCGAGCGGGCCTACAAGTGCGCCCTCTGCAACAAACGCTTTGCCCAGTCGTCCAGTCTGGCCGAGCACCAGCGCCTCCACGTGGTGGCTCGGCCCCAGCGCTGCCCCACCTGCGGCAAGACCTTCCGCTACCGCAGCAACCTTCTGGAGCACCAGCGGGTGCACCTGGGCGAGAAAGTCTACCGCTGCGACCGCTGCTCCAAGAGCTTCTTCTACCTGTCCTCCATCCTGCGCCACCAGCGCTCCCACGATGCCAAGCGCGAGCTGCGATGTGGGGCCTGCCTCAAGCTCTTCAAAGACCCCAAGTACTTCAGCAAACACGTCCAGGCCCACCAGGGAGGGCGGCCGTTCAAGTGCAGCACCTGTGGAGAAGCCTTCTCCAACACATATGGCCTCAAGAAACACCGCCACATCCACAAGATGGAGCGCTTTGCCGCCATGGGAGGCCACAAGGAGCAAGCCTAG
- the ZNF865 gene encoding zinc finger protein 865 isoform X1, with protein MRRGLWVRGEGRKRPSSLGREVSGSGRACVSCSLAVPPPPPTPVGPETPPAFAGGKARARGLPPSTNPAAQGAAPAGGAEEAGAAPHTGSAPSRAEMEANAASDEGVHFQSYPFDFLEFLNHQRFEPMEAYNHEHAKAVAALPCPQPQYDYTQPPAAAPPAHFDRVPTAVGTSKPKAEGPSSSSSSAVSSANVQVKKAEPGAPAPSQQQQQQQQQQQQQQQPPYTGPAVVPATGQPLFDSTAAAAAAAAAYNTPQWGIVDLSGHQHLFSSLKRGQAPPPATATVATDSQVGKDDKNYFRRLKYFIDRRFPCGVCQKSFKQSSHLVQHMLVHTGERPYECTTCGRTYNHISSLIRHRRCHKDTEDATAAANAAAANAAAAAAAAAAAAAAVATNATAASGAEGAAQPPTQSGNPQVVPASAGTAAASALSAAIAQAEGPFTCSLCWKVFKKPSHLHQHQIIHTGEKPFSCSVCQKSFNRRESLKRHVRTHSDLLRVQCGVCGKEFRDASYLLKHQATHAPPGTLPPRPEYKCDICGKGYVAPQNLLRHRQLQHEGAQLPKDGTNALSYLPPGAYLLPQDPQATGSDGDTKPTSYGLLGHPLLVGTAAGKNFCCGICGRGFGRRETLKRHERIHTGEKPHQCAVCGKRFRESFHLSKHHVVHTRERPYKCEICGKVFGYPQSLTRHKQIHRLQLPCSLPPMGPSLAPMGPSLPPPPEGLTYGCSDCGERFPDLFHVMSHKEVHVAEKPYPCDVCGKCFGFIENLMWHKLVHQAAPERLLPPDETAAAVAPLENGLASGDNMTSFEDHHPTLPSGERFSCSICGQTFKHFLGLVTHKYVHLVRRTLACSVCGQSFAGAYDLLLHRRTHLQKRHFSCPVCGKRFWEAALLMRHQRCHTEERPYRCAVCGRGFLRSWYLRQHKVVHTGERAYKCALCNKRFAQSSSLAEHQRLHVVARPQRCPTCGKTFRYRSNLLEHQRVHLGEKVYRCDRCSKSFFYLSSILRHQRSHDAKRELRCGACLKLFKDPKYFSKHVQAHQGGRPFKCSTCGEAFSNTYGLKKHRHIHKMERFAAMGGHKEQA; from the exons ATGCGGAGAGGATTGTGGGTACGAGGGGAGGGCAGGAAACGGCCTTCTTCCTTGGGGAGGGAGGTTTCCGGTTCCGGCCGGGCCTGTGTGAGTTGCAGCCTGGCAgtgccccctccaccccccaccccagtgggACCAGAAACGCCCCCCGCGTTCGCTGGGGGCAAGGCGAGGGCCAGGGGGCTTCCCCCCAGCACCAATCCTGCCGCACAAGGAGCAGCCCCTGCCGGGGGCGCGGAGGAGGCTGGGGCAGCGCCACACACCG GCAGTGCCCCCTCCCGGGCGGAGATGGAAGCCAATGCAGCAAGCGACGAGGGTGTGCATTTCCAGAGCTACCCCTTCGACTTCTTGGAGTTCCTGAACCACCAACGCTTTGAACCTATGGAGGCCTACAACCACGAGCACGCCAAAGCAGTCGCCGCCCTCCCCTGCCCACAGCCACAGTACGACTACACCCAGCCACCCGCTGCCGCCCCACCTGCCCACTTTGACCGTGTCCCCACCGCCGTTGGCACCTCCAAGCCCAAAGCTGAAGGcccatcttcctcctcttcctcagctgTTTCTTCTGCCAACGTTCAAGTCAAGAAAGCCGAACCGGGGGCTCCTGCACCatcacagcagcaacaacagcagcagcagcagcagcaacaacaacagcaaccacccTATACTGGTCCAGCAGTGGTGCCAGCGACAGGCCAGCCTCTCTTTGATAGTACAGCTGCAGCCGCTGCCGCGGCCGCTGCCTACAACACTCCTCAGTGGGGCATTGTGGACCTTTCTGGCCACCAGcacctcttcagcagcctgaaACGTGGGCAGGCCCCGCCCCCAGCTACAGCCACTGTTGCCACTGACAGCCAGGTGGGCAAAGACGACAAGAACTACTTCCGGCGCTTGAAATATTTCATCGACCGCCGTTTCCCGTGCGGCGTGTGCCAGAAATCCTTCAAGCAGTCGTCCCACCTTGTGCAACACATGTTGGTACATACAGGCGAGCGGCCCTACGAGTGCACCACCTGCGGCCGCACCTACAACCACATTTCCAGCCTCATCCGGCACCGCCGCTGCCACAAGGACACCGAGGATGCCACGGCGGCTGCCAATGCGGCTGCTGCTAATGCAGCcgcggcagcagctgctgctgcggcAGCCGCCGCAGCTGTTGCCACCAACGCAACTGCTGCTTCTGGTGCCGAGGGAGCAGCTCAGCCTCCTACTCAGAGCGGCAACCCTCAGGTGGTTCCCGCATCCGCTGGGACGGCAGCCGCGTCCGCCCTCAGTGCTGCCATAGCTCAGGCAGAAGGCCCGTTCACCTGCTCTCTCTGCTGGAAGGTCTTCAAGAAGCCAAGCCACCTGCACCAGCACCAGAtcatccacacgggcgagaagccgttCTCATGCTCCGTCTGCCAGAAGAGCTTCAACCGACGCGAGAGCCTGAAGCGGCACGTGCGGACCCACTCAGATCTCCTGCGAGTGCAGTGCGGGGTTTGCGGCAAGGAGTTCCGGGACGCTTCCTACCTTCTGAAGCACCAGGCTACCCACGCGCCACCCGGAACCTTGCCGCCACGCCCCGAGTACAAGTGCGACATCTGTGGCAAAGGCTACGTGGCTCCCCAGAACCTCCTGCGCCATCGGCAGCTGCAGCACGAGGGAGCCCAGCTGCCCAAGGACGGCACCAATGCCCTGTCCTACCTGCCGCCGGGAGCTTATCTCCTCCCACAAGACCCACAGGCTACCGGTTCTGATGGCGACACCAAGCCCACGTCCTACGGGCTGTTGGGTCACCCGCTGCTGGTGGGGACGGCAGCGGGCAAGAACTTCTGCTGCGGGATCTGCGGCCGTGGCTTTGGGCGCCGGGAGACGCTGAAGCGCCACGAGAGgatccacaccggggagaagcctCACCAGTGTGCCGTGTGCGGGAAGCGCTTCCGCGAGTCATTCCACCTCAGCAAACACCACGTGGTGCACACGCGGGAGAGGCCCTACAAGTGCGAGATCTGCGGAAAGGTGTTTGGCTACCCGCAGAGCTTGACCCGCCACAAGCAGATCCACCGGCTGCAGCTGCCTTGCTCTTTGCCACCCATGGGGCCCTCACTGGCACCCATGGGCCCTTCGCTGCCGCCGCCTCCCGAAGGGCTGACCTACGGCTGCTCCGACTGTGGAGAGCGCTTCCCCGATCTCTTCCACGTCATGAGCCACAAGGAAGTTCATGTGGCCGAGAAGCCGTACCCGTGCGACGTCTGCGGCAAGTGCTTTGGCTTCATTGAGAATCTCATGTGGCACAAGTTGGTCCACCAGGCTGCCCCCGAGCGGCTCCTGCCACCGGACGAGACGGCCGCGGCGGTGGCGCCTCTGGAGAACGGGCTGGCCAGTGGCGACAACATGACGTCTTTCGAAGACCACCACCCCACCTTGCCCAGCGGGGAGCGCTTCTCCTGCTCCATCTGCGGCCAGACCTTCAAGCATTTCCTGGGCCTTGTGACCCACAAGTACGTTCACCTGGTGCGGCGCACGCTGGCCTGTTCAGTCTGCGGGCAGAGCTTCGCGGGGGCCTATgacctgctgctgcaccgccgcacCCACCTGCAGAAGAGGCACTTCTCCTGCCCGGTGTGCGGCAAGCGGTtctgggaggccgccctcctgaTGCGCCACCAGCGCTGCCACACCGAGGAGCGCCCTTACCGCTGCGCGGTCTGCGGGCGCGGCTTCCTGCGCTCGTGGTACCTGCGCCAGCACAAAGTGGTGCACACCGGCGAGCGGGCCTACAAGTGCGCCCTCTGCAACAAACGCTTTGCCCAGTCGTCCAGTCTGGCCGAGCACCAGCGCCTCCACGTGGTGGCTCGGCCCCAGCGCTGCCCCACCTGCGGCAAGACCTTCCGCTACCGCAGCAACCTTCTGGAGCACCAGCGGGTGCACCTGGGCGAGAAAGTCTACCGCTGCGACCGCTGCTCCAAGAGCTTCTTCTACCTGTCCTCCATCCTGCGCCACCAGCGCTCCCACGATGCCAAGCGCGAGCTGCGATGTGGGGCCTGCCTCAAGCTCTTCAAAGACCCCAAGTACTTCAGCAAACACGTCCAGGCCCACCAGGGAGGGCGGCCGTTCAAGTGCAGCACCTGTGGAGAAGCCTTCTCCAACACATATGGCCTCAAGAAACACCGCCACATCCACAAGATGGAGCGCTTTGCCGCCATGGGAGGCCACAAGGAGCAAGCCTAG
- the LOC128400783 gene encoding zinc finger protein 524-like: protein MEPSHRWHVDRGDGHPAELQAKARVLVPGGSSWPRAENHGSVGLENQVIETCPPVPWAHYMQTPLSNDSPQNHTALEDRPSHPEIYSIALWGPKLHSALTRHRGGRSNAQASPPASKHLDPPGEGDAADEGSMVLIDAEGVPHTVSRQEVEQAGQMQSSEPELLASAPPPRQLYFCPICLRTFLYQSDLERHSITHSESKPYVCRECGKAFKRSSHLQRHKHIHTGERPFSCPVCCKGFRESGELLRHQRVHTGEKPYQCQICRLRFTERNTLRRHAKRKHARETYYQRSVEEGGGSWTTTGDWESEVVAGSGDWGPEELGSGWTNESVEDWVGDGSHWGEAAEGGAGSTPVAMSQIPETEHSKDKDKPGIQPS from the coding sequence ATGGAGCCATCTCACAGGTGGCATGTCGACAGGGGTGATGGGCATCCAGCGGAGCTGCAGGCAAAGGCTCGGGTGCTGGTGCCAGGCGGGAGTAGTTGGCCACGAGCGGAAAACCATGGCAGCGTCGGGCTTGAAAACCAGGTGATAGAAACCTGCCCCCCAGTTCCTTGGGCTCACTATATGCAGACCCCACTCAGCAATGACAGCCCCCAGAACCACACGGCCTTAGAGGACAGGCCTTCTCATCCCGAGATCTACAGCATTGCCCTGTGGGGGCCCAAACTGCATTCGGCGCTGACCAGGCACAGAGGGGGGCGGTCCAATGCACAGGCCTCCCCTCCGGCCTCCAAGCATCTTGATCCGCCAGGAGAGGGAGACGCCGCAGACGAAGGGTCCATGGTGTTGATTGATGCTGAAGGGGTGCCCCACACTGTGTCCCGCCAAGAGGTCGAGCAGGCTGGGCAGATGCAATCCTCTGAGCCCGAGCTATTGGCATCAGCCCCGCCGCCCCGGCAGCTGTACTTCTGCCCCATTTGCCTACGGACGTTCCTGTACCAGTCGGACCTGGAGCGCCACAGCATCACCCATTCGGAGAGCAAGCCGTACGTGTGCCGCGAGTGCGGCAAGGCTTTCAAGCGCTCCTCGCACCTTCAGAGGCACAAGCACATCCACACCGGCGAACGGCCCTTCAGTTGCCCGGTCtgctgcaagggcttccgggaaTCCGGGGAGCTCCTGCGCCACCAGCGAgtccacaccggggagaagccgtACCAGTGCCAGATCTGCCGGTTGCGCTTCACGGAGCGCAACACCCTCCGCCGACACGCCAAGCGCAAGCACGCCCGTGAGACCTACTACCAGCGCTCCGTCGAGGAGGGAGGTGGCAGCTGGACGACGACAGGAGACTGGGAATCGGAAGTGGTGGCGGGAAGCGGTGACTGGGGGCCGGAGGAACTTGGGAGTGGCTGGACCAATGAATCGGTGGAGGACTGGGTCGGGGATGGGAGCCACTGGGGAGAAGCTGCAGAAGGCGGGGCAGGAAGCACTCCAGTAGCTATGTCACAGATACCAGAGACAGAACACAGCAAGGACAAAGACAAGCCTGGGATCCAGCCCTCATAA